DNA from Bacillus sp. (in: firmicutes):
AAAAGAGATGAAAAAAATTTTAAAACAAACAAAAAAGGGGAAATAGTACGCTTTTTTATCCATTAAAAAACCGCCAAAAATATTGATTTACCAATGGTTTTGGCGGTTTTGAGTGTCAAAGATGAGACATTACCATGTTGTTTACGTTTTTACAAGCACTTTCTTAATAAAATTAATTCGATTATTTTCACTACTATTTTTTCCTTGCAGGAAAAACATGGAGATTTGTCGAAAAAAGTTACAGTAGTCCAAATTACCTAAATAAGTTAAAAAGGAGAAATATTGTTATGAGTTCAAAGGTAAAAAAACTTGGCATCCTCACTGGCGGCGGAGATTGCCCAGGGTTAAATGCGGTCATTCGCGCAGTTGTGAAAACAGCTATCCGTCAACATAATATAGAAGTTGTAGGAATTCTAAACGGATTTAGTGGATTAATTCATAATGATTTCCGTGATTTAACGGAAAAAGAAGTGTCAGGGATCTTACCCCGAGGTGGGACGATTTTAGGGACAACCAACCGTGATAACCCTTTTAATTACCCAATTCAAGTAAATGGTGAAACGGTTTACCAAGACGTCTCAGACCAAGTCATCGAAAACATGAAAAAACGCGGCATTGATGCACTTGCAATTATTGGTGGGGACGGCAGTCTTGGGATTGCCAATGATTTTGCAAAGAAAGGGGTTCCGATTGTCGGCATTCCCAAAACAATTGACAATGACTTATCGGCAACCGACCAAACTTTTGGTTTTGATACAGCATTAACGACAGCATGTGAAGCAATTGATAAATTGCACACAACTGCAGAATCCCATCACCGTGTAATGGTCATTGAGGTAATGGGGCGCTATGCAGGTTGGATTGCATTACAAGCAGGAATATCTGGTGGTGCTGATGCAATTTTAATACCTGAAAAGCCATTTTCGATTGAGAATGTATGCAAGAAAGTTGAAGAACGCAACAACCAAGGCAAAAAATTTAGCATCATAGTTGTCGCTGAGGGAGCTGTTCCTGAAGGTGGAGAAATGGTGGTTCAGCGCGTTGTTGAAGGCAGTCCTGACCCTGTGCGATTAGGTGGAATTGGGAACAAGGTTGCAAATGCAATTGAACAGTGCTCAGGTAAAGAAACCCGTGTAATCGTTCTAGGCCATTTACAGCGTGGCGGGTCGCCGACAGCCTATGACCGTATTTTAGGAACTCGTTATGGAGTAAAAGCTGTTGAATTACTTGCTAGTGGGCAATATGCCCAAATGGTTGCTTTAAGAGGTACAGAAATCCAAGCTGTGCCATTGGAATCTGCCATTAAACAATTAAAAAGAGTCAATCCCAATGGTGAATTAGTTTTAGCTGCCGAGTCGGTAGGCATCAGTTTTGGATCGAATCCTATTTGCAAAGACTAATTCACTGCATAAAAAATCGCCTCTAAGGAAAAATACTTTAGAGGTGATTTTTATGCCGGATCATACATTTGAGGCATTAGCAAAAGTGTTCCACAGCTTATTTGACGACGAGCCAAAACCATCCTTACATGTTGGTGAGGTGATGTCGTGTTGGGCCTATTTGGCAATTTTGGAGGAGGCAGTTACTTATGAGCAATTAGGCATAAATACAACCGAGGACAAAGAACTATATAACCTCCTTCATAAAACAATGGGGGCTGCTAGTTCACAGGCTACAAGGCTTAAGGTTTTTCTTCAACAAGAGGGTGTCCCATTGCCACCTACCGCAGAGCCTAAACCTCTGTCTGACCCAAAATCTATTCCATTGGGTGCAAAAATGACAAACTCGGAAATTGCAAATGCCGTTAGTGTCAAATTGGCAGCCAGCATAACAGCGTGCGCAACAGGGGTAGCCCAATCAATAAGAAACGATGTTGGTTTAATGTTTTTTGAATTTCAAACAGAAGTTATGCGCTATGCTGCCATTCTAAAATCAGTGATGAAAAAACGCGGTTGGATAAAAATACCGCCGTATTATCATCCACCTGGCCAACCAAATAAATAAGGAACATGAAAACCGCTCCATGTTCCTTCATATTCCCTACAATTCTAATCCCGGTGTTCCGTTTAAATCGAGCCCCGCTCTTTTCCCTTTTTCAAATTCAATACTGCCAGCCGCTGCAATCATCGCGGCATTATCCGTACATAAGTGTAACGAGGGAATAACGAGATCAATCTCTGTTTCTGTAAATTCTTTTTCAAGGGCAGCTCGCAACCCCTTATTAGCGGCAACACCGCCAGCTAGAAGAACTTGGTTTACCTTATATTGTTCAGCCGCCTGCTTCGTTTTTGTGACGACAACTTCGATAACACTAGCTTGGAAGCTTGCTGCAAGATCCTCTGGTTTTATTTTTTCACCACGTTGATTGGCATTATGAAGCGTATTAATAACCGCCGATTTCAAGCCGCTAAAGCTAAAATCATAGGAGTCCTTTTCTAACCATGCGCGCGGTAGGTCAACCGTCGGATTTCCTTCATGTGCCAAGCGGTCAATATGCGGTCCGCCTGGATATGGAAGGTTCAGCTGTCTCGCTACTTTATCATAAGCCTCTCCTGCTGCATCATCTCTCGTTTCCCCAATTACTTCATAAGAACCATGCTCTTTCATATAAACAAGCTCTGTATGACCGCCGGAAACAACTAAGGCTAATAAAGGAAACGTCATTTCCTTCACAAGCCGATTTGCATAAATATGTCCTGCAATGTGATGAACTGGAACAAGCGGAATATTATGTGCAAATGCCAAAGCTTTTGCCGCATTTACACCTACCAATAACGCACCCACTAATCCTGGTCCTTCGGTAACAGCGATTGCGTCAATGTCGCCAAAAGTAATCGCAGCTTGATTCAATGCTTCTTCAAGCACAATCGTAATTTGTTCCACATGATGCCTTGAAGCAAT
Protein-coding regions in this window:
- a CDS encoding 6-phosphofructokinase, with translation MSSKVKKLGILTGGGDCPGLNAVIRAVVKTAIRQHNIEVVGILNGFSGLIHNDFRDLTEKEVSGILPRGGTILGTTNRDNPFNYPIQVNGETVYQDVSDQVIENMKKRGIDALAIIGGDGSLGIANDFAKKGVPIVGIPKTIDNDLSATDQTFGFDTALTTACEAIDKLHTTAESHHRVMVIEVMGRYAGWIALQAGISGGADAILIPEKPFSIENVCKKVEERNNQGKKFSIIVVAEGAVPEGGEMVVQRVVEGSPDPVRLGGIGNKVANAIEQCSGKETRVIVLGHLQRGGSPTAYDRILGTRYGVKAVELLASGQYAQMVALRGTEIQAVPLESAIKQLKRVNPNGELVLAAESVGISFGSNPICKD
- the tsaD gene encoding tRNA (adenosine(37)-N6)-threonylcarbamoyltransferase complex transferase subunit TsaD; the protein is MNEKKDQIILAIETSCDETAVAIIKNGKEILANVVASQIESHKRFGGVVPEIASRHHVEQITIVLEEALNQAAITFGDIDAIAVTEGPGLVGALLVGVNAAKALAFAHNIPLVPVHHIAGHIYANRLVKEMTFPLLALVVSGGHTELVYMKEHGSYEVIGETRDDAAGEAYDKVARQLNLPYPGGPHIDRLAHEGNPTVDLPRAWLEKDSYDFSFSGLKSAVINTLHNANQRGEKIKPEDLAASFQASVIEVVVTKTKQAAEQYKVNQVLLAGGVAANKGLRAALEKEFTETEIDLVIPSLHLCTDNAAMIAAAGSIEFEKGKRAGLDLNGTPGLEL
- a CDS encoding DUF3231 family protein, whose protein sequence is MPDHTFEALAKVFHSLFDDEPKPSLHVGEVMSCWAYLAILEEAVTYEQLGINTTEDKELYNLLHKTMGAASSQATRLKVFLQQEGVPLPPTAEPKPLSDPKSIPLGAKMTNSEIANAVSVKLAASITACATGVAQSIRNDVGLMFFEFQTEVMRYAAILKSVMKKRGWIKIPPYYHPPGQPNK